From Laspinema palackyanum D2c, the proteins below share one genomic window:
- a CDS encoding IMS domain-containing protein — MLVPLDYYRILGLPIQVPGVETPGYAEQLKQAHRDRKEQLPRREYSEVATSARRQLIDEAYTVLSDPEERQKYDASFLAKASELESVSTDSHSGRGSLDSSDSYLDPHTPNIDIPSEGFIGSLLILQELGEYELVLKLGLPILSGSNSSLKNGRFGDPKLVEADIILTLALACLELGREQWQGGKYENAALSLENGQEMLLREGLFPAVRGEMQADLYKLRPYRILELLALPETRGQERQRGLQLLQDMLQERGGIDGTGDDRSGLSVDDFLRFIQQLRSHLTAAEQQELFEAEARRPSAVATYLAVYALVARGFAARQPALIRRGQMLLTHLGRRQDVHLEQSVCSLLLGQTEDAAQSLELTQEQETLTFIRENSRNSPDLLPGLCLYAERWLQSEVFPHFRDLATAQASLKDYFADEQVQAYLEALPETTADEVNEWMVVPPPPNPVTIGLPQPSPRRDSAFMTTLRLDSNGSSNGTPGKNPSLSSSAVSLATLPTAIRTSSNPDTAGSGRIRDRSRPSEDRSASGNGKRDDRSKLPVAARVRGLEPIETPPSRRSGVGRTGAKGKNPKLERWILLGVGGLLGLLLLWLLINSLRWVAGLFQGGPSLRGEQLSIQLDQSAIPIATQPTPEELGATGPINEAIAQGVLQKWFTIKSAALGSTHQVEQLPEILMDPALSLWQRRAEAARQENWYWEYDHNIQETGVEMSPTDPNRATVEAQVSETARLFENGQLSNTREDNLRVQYQFVREAGQWRIRDWIILP, encoded by the coding sequence GTGCTAGTGCCACTCGATTATTACCGGATTCTCGGCCTGCCAATTCAGGTACCTGGGGTCGAAACCCCTGGCTATGCTGAACAGCTTAAGCAGGCCCATCGCGATCGCAAAGAGCAACTCCCAAGGCGGGAATATTCTGAAGTCGCCACAAGTGCTCGCAGACAACTCATTGACGAAGCCTATACCGTTCTGAGCGATCCCGAGGAGCGTCAAAAATATGACGCCAGCTTTCTTGCCAAAGCATCTGAATTAGAATCGGTTTCCACCGATTCTCATTCAGGACGAGGGAGCCTAGACTCCAGCGACTCCTATCTCGATCCCCATACCCCCAATATTGATATCCCCTCCGAAGGGTTCATCGGGTCCTTACTGATTCTCCAAGAACTTGGCGAATATGAACTGGTCTTGAAACTCGGACTGCCGATCCTCAGCGGTAGCAACAGTAGTTTAAAAAATGGCCGGTTTGGAGACCCCAAATTAGTTGAGGCGGATATTATCCTCACCTTAGCTCTGGCCTGTTTAGAACTGGGTCGGGAACAATGGCAGGGGGGTAAATATGAAAATGCCGCCCTCTCCCTAGAAAACGGCCAAGAAATGCTCTTGCGCGAAGGACTCTTTCCCGCAGTGCGCGGGGAAATGCAGGCGGACCTCTACAAACTCCGACCCTACCGGATTTTAGAACTCTTGGCCCTCCCGGAAACCCGAGGCCAAGAAAGGCAACGCGGGTTGCAACTCTTGCAAGATATGTTGCAGGAACGGGGTGGAATTGATGGCACCGGGGACGATCGCTCGGGGTTATCCGTGGATGATTTTTTACGGTTCATTCAGCAACTCAGAAGCCACCTCACGGCTGCTGAACAGCAAGAGTTATTTGAAGCCGAAGCCCGTCGTCCCTCTGCTGTTGCCACCTATCTCGCCGTTTATGCCCTCGTTGCCCGAGGATTTGCCGCCCGCCAACCGGCCCTGATTCGCCGGGGTCAAATGCTGTTGACCCATTTAGGGCGACGTCAGGATGTCCACCTAGAACAATCGGTCTGTTCCCTGCTGTTGGGACAAACGGAGGATGCGGCCCAATCCCTGGAACTGACTCAGGAACAGGAAACCCTGACTTTTATTCGGGAAAATTCTCGGAATTCACCGGATTTGCTGCCCGGATTGTGCTTGTACGCTGAACGGTGGCTACAATCCGAGGTCTTTCCCCATTTCCGGGATTTGGCAACCGCCCAGGCATCGTTAAAAGATTATTTTGCCGATGAACAGGTGCAGGCTTATTTAGAGGCCCTACCGGAGACAACTGCCGATGAAGTAAATGAATGGATGGTTGTGCCACCGCCACCGAATCCGGTGACCATTGGATTACCGCAACCATCCCCCAGACGGGACTCGGCATTCATGACCACCTTACGATTGGATAGTAATGGGTCGAGCAATGGGACACCGGGGAAAAATCCGAGTTTGTCTTCCTCTGCCGTATCCCTCGCGACCCTTCCCACGGCGATTCGCACGAGTTCTAATCCGGATACCGCTGGATCTGGAAGAATTCGCGATCGCAGCCGTCCCAGTGAGGACCGCAGTGCATCCGGAAATGGGAAACGAGACGATCGCAGTAAATTACCCGTCGCCGCCCGAGTTCGAGGATTAGAGCCCATTGAAACCCCTCCATCCCGTCGCAGTGGCGTCGGACGCACCGGCGCTAAAGGCAAAAACCCCAAACTAGAACGGTGGATTTTGTTAGGCGTCGGGGGGTTACTGGGACTATTGCTGCTGTGGTTACTGATTAACTCCCTGCGCTGGGTGGCTGGATTATTTCAAGGAGGGCCATCCTTACGGGGAGAACAACTGAGCATTCAGCTAGACCAATCCGCCATTCCGATCGCCACCCAACCCACCCCGGAAGAACTTGGCGCAACGGGACCTATTAATGAGGCGATCGCCCAAGGCGTCCTGCAAAAATGGTTCACCATCAAATCCGCAGCCCTCGGCAGCACCCATCAGGTGGAACAATTACCGGAAATCTTGATGGATCCGGCCCTCTCCTTGTGGCAACGCCGCGCCGAAGCCGCCCGTCAAGAAAATTGGTATTGGGAATATGACCACAATATCCAAGAAACCGGAGTTGAAATGAGTCCCACAGACCCCAACCGAGCCACCGTAGAAGCTCAGGTGAGCGAAACTGCCCGGTTATTTGAGAATGGTCAACTCAGCAACACTCGCGAGGACAATTTACGAGTGCAGTATCAGTTCGTTCGCGAAGCCGGTCAGTGGCGCATTCGCGACTGGATCATCCTACCCTAA
- a CDS encoding DUF4912 domain-containing protein — protein MAKERPPLEEMTLRQLRRVASECGISRYSRMRKSQLLASIQEKQRTKISVEQTRTLEAQEEVEAAKFELGQEDRTGGTLASVDEGLGDLPGGYGESRIMLLPRDPQWAYSYWDIPNTNKEEMRRQGGQQLALRLYDVTDINIETQSPHSIQEYPCDELAREWYLPIPVSDRDYVVDIGYRCADGRWLVLSRSALVHIPPVYPSDWIEDHFLTIEWEEDLRGKTFMQLVPPSKKAPVATSPNAIYDEIFGMAESAESQRVAGSLFGSMQHVPGSMAPEQSLSSYVFPSGVGMWAVPTASGIGMNMSGVGMNMSGAGFASAPPNRPRKFWLVADAELIVYGATEPDATVTIGGRPIKLNADGTFRFQMSFQDGIIDYPIVAVASDGEQTREIHMNFNRVTPARRTNTKEEAVEEWFA, from the coding sequence ATGGCAAAAGAAAGACCCCCATTAGAAGAGATGACCTTAAGGCAACTCCGCCGAGTTGCAAGTGAATGTGGAATCTCTCGTTATAGCCGGATGAGAAAATCTCAACTTCTGGCATCAATTCAAGAAAAACAACGCACCAAGATTTCCGTAGAACAAACTCGTACATTGGAGGCACAGGAAGAAGTGGAAGCAGCAAAATTTGAACTGGGTCAAGAAGATCGCACAGGTGGAACTCTCGCCTCAGTCGATGAAGGACTCGGCGATTTACCGGGTGGTTACGGTGAAAGCCGAATCATGCTGTTACCGCGTGATCCCCAATGGGCCTATAGCTACTGGGATATTCCCAACACCAACAAAGAAGAAATGCGCCGTCAAGGGGGCCAACAATTAGCCCTGCGCCTGTACGATGTGACAGACATCAACATCGAAACCCAAAGCCCCCACAGCATTCAAGAATATCCTTGTGATGAACTAGCGCGGGAATGGTACTTACCCATCCCTGTCAGCGATCGCGATTACGTCGTGGATATCGGCTACCGTTGTGCCGATGGTCGCTGGTTAGTCCTCTCCCGTTCCGCCCTCGTCCACATTCCCCCGGTTTATCCCTCCGACTGGATTGAAGACCACTTCCTCACCATCGAATGGGAAGAAGACCTGCGCGGCAAAACCTTCATGCAACTGGTTCCCCCCAGCAAGAAAGCCCCAGTTGCAACAAGCCCCAACGCCATTTACGACGAAATCTTCGGTATGGCTGAAAGTGCCGAATCTCAGCGCGTTGCCGGTTCCCTGTTCGGGTCCATGCAGCACGTTCCCGGTTCGATGGCCCCCGAACAGTCCCTCAGTTCCTACGTCTTCCCCTCCGGTGTGGGAATGTGGGCCGTGCCAACGGCTTCCGGTATCGGTATGAATATGTCCGGAGTCGGCATGAATATGTCCGGTGCAGGATTCGCCTCCGCACCCCCGAACCGTCCCCGTAAATTCTGGTTGGTTGCCGATGCTGAATTAATCGTCTACGGTGCCACCGAACCCGATGCCACCGTCACCATCGGTGGACGTCCCATCAAACTGAATGCAGATGGAACCTTCCGCTTCCAGATGTCCTTCCAAGATGGCATCATCGACTACCCGATCGTGGCAGTGGCTTCCGACGGAGAACAAACCCGCGAGATCCACATGAACTTCAATCGGGTCACCCCTGCTCGTCGGACCAACACCAAAGAAGAAGCCGTCGAAGAATGGTTCGCCTAA
- a CDS encoding DUF2358 domain-containing protein, protein MDIIEILKQDYQQFPENQTYSLYAEEVYFKDPMTEFRGCDRYRQMIGLMSTWFKQIKMDLHDISRIEDTIETRWTLNWTTPLPWQPRIAISGRSELQLNPDGKIISHIDYWDISRLDVLKQHFKPQVSEKNR, encoded by the coding sequence ATGGACATTATTGAAATTCTCAAACAAGACTATCAACAGTTTCCCGAAAATCAGACCTATAGCCTTTATGCCGAAGAGGTTTATTTTAAGGACCCGATGACCGAATTTCGGGGATGCGATCGCTACCGACAGATGATTGGCCTCATGTCCACCTGGTTTAAACAAATCAAAATGGACTTACACGACATTAGCCGCATCGAGGATACCATCGAAACCCGCTGGACCCTGAACTGGACCACCCCCCTCCCCTGGCAACCCCGGATTGCCATCTCGGGACGGAGTGAATTGCAACTCAACCCTGATGGAAAAATCATCTCCCATATCGATTACTGGGATATCTCCCGCCTCGATGTCCTCAAACAGCACTTCAAACCACAGGTTTCCGAAAAAAACCGTTAA
- a CDS encoding TRC40/GET3/ArsA family transport-energizing ATPase, protein MRLILMTGKGGVGKTSVAAATGLQCAELGYKTLVLSTDPAHSLADSFDMELGHEPRLVRENLWGAELDALIELEANWGSVKRYITQVLQARGLEGIQAEELAILPGMDEIFGLVRMKRHYDEGFYDVLIIDSAPTGTALRLLSLPEVGGWYMRRFYKPFQGISVALRPFVEPIFRPIAGFSLPDKEVMDAPYEFYEQIEALEKVLTDNTKTSVRLVTNPEKMVIKESLRAHAYLSLYNVATDLIVANRIIPESVTDPFFQRWKENQTQYREEIHENFHPLPVKEVPLYSEEMCGLEALDRLKETLYGKDEDPSQVYYKETTVRVVQNQNEYSLELYLPGIPKDQIQLSKSADELNITIGNHRRNLVLPQALAALQPSGAKMEDDYLKIRFSEVAKV, encoded by the coding sequence ATGCGATTAATTTTAATGACCGGCAAAGGCGGCGTGGGTAAAACATCCGTTGCCGCTGCCACCGGATTACAATGTGCCGAATTAGGCTATAAAACCTTAGTATTGAGTACCGACCCAGCGCATTCCTTGGCCGATAGCTTCGACATGGAATTAGGGCATGAACCTCGCCTAGTTCGCGAGAACCTCTGGGGTGCAGAACTGGATGCACTCATCGAATTAGAAGCTAACTGGGGCTCGGTCAAACGTTATATTACCCAAGTTTTGCAAGCCAGAGGACTCGAAGGAATTCAAGCTGAAGAACTCGCCATTTTACCCGGAATGGATGAAATCTTTGGTCTAGTGCGGATGAAACGGCATTATGACGAAGGCTTCTATGATGTCCTAATTATTGACTCCGCACCCACCGGAACTGCCCTGCGCTTACTCAGCTTACCCGAAGTCGGTGGCTGGTACATGAGACGATTTTATAAACCCTTCCAAGGCATATCCGTGGCGTTGCGACCCTTCGTCGAACCCATCTTCCGCCCGATCGCCGGATTTTCCCTCCCCGATAAAGAGGTGATGGATGCGCCGTATGAGTTTTATGAACAAATTGAGGCATTAGAAAAGGTCTTAACCGACAATACTAAAACCTCCGTCCGCTTAGTCACCAACCCCGAGAAAATGGTGATTAAAGAATCCTTACGCGCTCATGCCTATTTGAGCTTATATAATGTAGCCACAGATTTGATTGTGGCTAACCGAATTATTCCCGAAAGTGTCACCGATCCATTCTTCCAACGCTGGAAAGAAAACCAAACCCAGTACCGAGAAGAAATTCACGAAAATTTCCATCCGTTACCCGTGAAAGAGGTTCCCCTTTATTCTGAGGAAATGTGCGGCTTAGAAGCGCTCGATCGCCTCAAAGAAACTTTGTACGGCAAAGATGAAGACCCCAGCCAGGTTTACTATAAAGAAACCACCGTCCGAGTGGTTCAGAACCAGAATGAATACAGTTTAGAACTGTATTTACCGGGTATTCCCAAAGACCAAATTCAACTCAGTAAAAGTGCCGATGAGTTGAATATTACCATCGGCAATCATCGCCGGAATTTGGTACTACCCCAAGCCTTGGCTGCTTTACAACCTTCGGGAGCCAAAATGGAAGATGATTATTTGAAAATTCGTTTTTCAGAAGTTGCTAAGGTGTAG
- a CDS encoding type II toxin-antitoxin system death-on-curing family toxin: protein MSEVLDIHNRQIKKFGGTSGIRDEGLLDSALAQPQATFSGQLLHPTLPEQAAAYLYHLAKNHPFVDGNKRTALAVMLTFLRINGYRLNLSPDATYQMVLDVVEDKMSKEALGEFLGKHING from the coding sequence ATGTCAGAAGTTCTGGATATCCACAACCGTCAAATCAAAAAATTTGGCGGCACTTCTGGGATTAGAGACGAAGGGTTACTCGATTCCGCACTCGCTCAACCTCAAGCTACCTTTAGCGGACAGTTGCTGCATCCCACTTTACCAGAACAAGCCGCAGCGTATCTTTACCATCTGGCAAAGAATCATCCCTTTGTCGATGGCAACAAGCGCACTGCCTTAGCGGTAATGTTGACGTTCCTCAGAATCAACGGATACCGCCTCAACTTGTCACCGGATGCGACATACCAGATGGTCCTGGATGTGGTGGAAGACAAAATGAGTAAAGAAGCATTAGGCGAATTCTTAGGAAAACATATCAATGGGTAG
- a CDS encoding type II toxin-antitoxin system HicB family antitoxin — protein sequence MRYAVVIEKGETSYGAYVPDLPGCVAVAESLAEVRSLIKEAIAFHLEGLQEDGFTIPEPVSICEYVEA from the coding sequence ATGCGTTATGCGGTTGTAATTGAAAAAGGTGAAACTAGCTACGGCGCTTATGTTCCCGATTTACCTGGATGCGTAGCTGTAGCTGAAAGTTTAGCAGAGGTCAGGAGTTTAATTAAAGAGGCGATCGCATTTCATCTCGAAGGGTTACAAGAGGATGGTTTTACTATTCCCGAACCTGTCTCTATTTGTGAATATGTTGAAGCATGA
- a CDS encoding type II toxin-antitoxin system HicA family toxin: MKVREVIKMLEDDGWYLARTKGSHRQFKHPEKAGTVTVSGNLGVDMPIGTLKNVLRQAQLEEEEE; encoded by the coding sequence ATGAAAGTTAGAGAAGTTATTAAAATGTTAGAAGATGATGGTTGGTATTTAGCCAGAACAAAGGGGAGTCATCGTCAATTTAAACACCCAGAAAAAGCTGGAACTGTTACAGTATCAGGTAATTTAGGGGTTGATATGCCAATTGGTACGCTAAAAAATGTTTTGCGGCAAGCTCAACTAGAAGAGGAGGAAGAGTAA
- a CDS encoding DUF2281 domain-containing protein has translation MARFQLFDGVKLTEAIPLTDGGVAQVDTVGTIVEVLGEGKAYLVELFGDWVKYDETGNFVSATQDEADSFMETIGVETVYPHQFVLTIPAREAMGVREHLRTVLDNLSDDLVDEVCDFAEFLQQKQSQKQVS, from the coding sequence ATGGCTCGATTTCAGCTATTTGATGGGGTTAAACTCACTGAAGCCATTCCCTTGACTGATGGGGGAGTGGCGCAGGTGGATACCGTTGGCACAATTGTGGAAGTTCTGGGAGAGGGAAAGGCTTATCTTGTCGAATTGTTTGGGGATTGGGTTAAGTACGATGAAACTGGTAATTTTGTGTCAGCGACTCAGGATGAAGCGGATTCGTTTATGGAGACAATCGGGGTAGAAACTGTTTATCCTCATCAATTCGTTTTAACAATCCCTGCTCGTGAAGCGATGGGAGTTCGCGAACATTTAAGAACAGTTTTAGATAATTTATCGGATGATTTAGTTGATGAAGTTTGCGACTTTGCCGAATTTTTACAGCAGAAACAGTCACAAAAGCAAGTCAGTTAA
- a CDS encoding PIN-like domain-containing protein: MKKLFPGYYSLNQEQFKELWENCIFVFDTNILLNLYRYSKNTRNDFTNNILRKIEERLWIPHQVALEFQEKRLTLIESQQTQIDTIKSKWEKHKTAFLGDIRKFYSVNPKSLIGRLDKELLEYLNTKNSLIYEKLELTKHDAIRDIVDELFHGKIGEIPAKGTLMDIYKDGQERYKIKYPPGFCDHYKKEKSKYPPYLYKEMEFKREYGDLILWKELLKEVESRNWKHIIFITDDEKEDWWNINSGKTIGPRLELIQEMDEAGVSLFYMYNSKGFIRFAEEHLGTKISDYSKQEIEEIADLNKYLPAALIGLKVERAVFEWLIGEYPDELITHNERIRDSYIDILRDSNGSKVGYTVKYRKGKVINLTTLRESIIKMQLTISRESLDFGYIVIATDQIENDSSMWLVAVKKIIQDLEFADKLGFIVGGIYVQRDGTGADKYIFQEFSTIKVQSDNA, encoded by the coding sequence ATGAAAAAATTATTTCCCGGATATTATTCATTAAATCAAGAGCAGTTTAAAGAACTTTGGGAAAACTGCATATTTGTATTTGATACAAATATACTATTGAACCTTTATCGATATAGTAAAAATACTCGCAATGATTTTACCAATAATATCCTTCGTAAAATTGAAGAACGGTTATGGATTCCTCATCAAGTTGCCCTTGAGTTTCAAGAGAAGCGTCTTACGCTAATTGAATCTCAACAAACACAAATTGACACAATTAAAAGTAAATGGGAGAAGCATAAAACTGCATTTTTGGGGGATATTCGTAAATTCTACAGTGTAAACCCAAAGAGTTTAATTGGAAGACTTGACAAGGAATTATTGGAATACTTGAACACTAAGAATTCTTTGATATACGAGAAATTAGAATTAACTAAACATGATGCAATAAGAGACATAGTAGATGAGCTCTTTCATGGTAAAATTGGAGAAATTCCGGCCAAGGGAACATTAATGGATATATATAAAGATGGGCAAGAAAGATATAAAATAAAATATCCTCCAGGATTTTGCGATCATTATAAAAAAGAAAAATCAAAATACCCTCCTTATCTATATAAAGAAATGGAGTTCAAAAGAGAGTATGGGGATCTAATTCTTTGGAAAGAGCTTTTAAAAGAAGTCGAATCTCGTAATTGGAAGCACATAATTTTTATTACTGATGATGAAAAAGAAGATTGGTGGAATATAAACTCAGGTAAAACTATTGGCCCACGCCTAGAGTTAATTCAAGAAATGGATGAAGCAGGGGTTTCTCTATTCTATATGTATAACTCAAAAGGCTTTATTCGGTTTGCAGAAGAACATTTAGGTACTAAAATTTCAGACTATTCAAAACAGGAAATAGAAGAGATTGCCGACTTAAATAAATATTTACCTGCAGCTTTAATTGGTCTAAAAGTTGAGCGAGCGGTTTTTGAGTGGTTAATAGGTGAGTATCCTGATGAATTAATCACCCATAATGAAAGAATAAGGGATTCATATATCGATATATTGCGTGATTCCAATGGTTCTAAAGTTGGATATACAGTAAAATACAGAAAAGGTAAAGTAATTAATCTCACGACGCTCCGCGAATCTATCATAAAAATGCAACTTACAATTTCGAGGGAAAGTTTAGATTTTGGATATATAGTTATAGCAACTGATCAGATTGAAAATGATAGTTCAATGTGGTTAGTTGCAGTTAAAAAAATCATACAAGATCTTGAGTTTGCTGATAAGTTAGGCTTTATTGTAGGAGGTATATATGTTCAACGAGACGGCACGGGAGCGGACAAATACATTTTCCAGGAATTTAGTACCATTAAAGTCCAAAGTGATAACGCTTAA